Part of the Mycolicibacterium mengxianglii genome is shown below.
TGCCATGGCGATGGCGGACGCCGTCGAAAGTTTCGCCGGGCGCGACGAGGCTCAGGGATATCTGCAACTGCGCGACTGGCTCACCGAGCTCTGCCGCGTGGAGTTCGATGGATTCATCGGATCGGCCTTCGACTCCCCGATGTCGCAGCTCTCCACCGATTTGCTACGTCTGTTCGCGATCGGCGGTTTCCGCCGCTGGGACAAGGTGGTTCGCCGTTTCCTCGCCGACGAACGGCTGCAGCGCGTCTTCACCTTCCAAGCGATGTACGCAGGTGTCCCGCCGCAACGTGCGCTCGCGGTGTACGCGGTGATCGCCTACATGGACACCGTTGCCGGCGTGTACTTTCCGCGCGGCGGGATGCGTGCGATTCCGGACGCGATGGCCGCTGCGGCCGCAGACGCCGGCGTCCAATTCCGTTTCGGCACCGCGGTCACGGCGTTGGAGCGAAGCGGCAGCCGAGTGGTGGCGGCGCTGACCGACACCGGCGATCGGCTGGCGACGGACGCCGTGGTACTGACCACTGAACTACCCGACACCTATCGCCTGCTGGGTCACACACCGCGACAGCTGTTCCCGCCACGCCCGGCACCCTCGGCGGTTGTCGCCCAATTCGGTTGTCGCGCTTCCCATTCAGCGCCTCCCCACCACAGCATCATCTTCGGCAAAGCGTGGCGGGAGTGCTTCCGTGACATCACCGGCGACGGTCGGTTGATGTCAGATCCGTCGCTGCTGGTCACGCGGCCGACCGCCAGCGACCCCACCCTTGCTCCGGAGGGTCGCGACCTGCTCTATGTCCTGGCACCCGCGCCGAATGCCCAAGTCGGCGCCGTGGACTGGGCAACGATCGGCCCGTCCTACACCGCGCAGATGGTGGAGGCGGTGACCGAGCAGCTACCCGAACTGGGCGAGGACATCGAAATCCTCGACGTCGTGGATCCCGCCGGCTGGGCCGGCCAGGGCTTGGCCGCGGGGACACCCTTCGCGTTGGCCCACACGTTCTCCCAGAGCGGGCCCTTCCGCCCGGCCAACCGAGTTCGCGGCGTCGACAACGTGGCACTGGCCGGCTCGTCGACCGTCCCAGGCGTGGGGGTCCCCACCGCCGTCATCTCCGGCCGCCTGGCCGCGGAGCGCCTCACCGGACCCGCCGCGACCCGCCGACCAACACCGGCCCTGCGCTGATGCTGGAATCCGAACTCGACGCAGCCGGGGTCCGCGACCCGCAACTGCGTGATGCCTACCGCTGTTGTCGGGCCATCAACGCTCATCGACGGCACGCCAAGGAATTTCGATGCTGGAAGCGCGGTCGAGGCAGCGTCGAGGAGCTCGATTTTGCGGTCTTCGACCAGCGAGCCACCGTCGGAAACCGACGCCGTCTGCAGGTGGCCGCCGCCGGCCTGGTCCGGGCGTGGCGGAGCCGGCAGCGCCGGGTGAAGGCCTGACATGGACCGCTGGCAGTACCTCCTTGTGCTGGGCGCCTGCCTGGCGATCACCATTCCGCTCGAATTCCTCGGCACCGGCGTGTACCGGCAGCTCGGCCGGGCCGCAC
Proteins encoded:
- the crtI gene encoding phytoene desaturase family protein encodes the protein MTTITEGATDDVRQLPARSTTRLLMNTHPTKIVVVGAGLSGLSAAMHLAGRGAEVTVIERQLTPGGRMGRADIGHYRIDTGPTVLTMPEIIDDAFAALGESTADRLDLMRVSPAFRASFADGSQLDVHSDAMAMADAVESFAGRDEAQGYLQLRDWLTELCRVEFDGFIGSAFDSPMSQLSTDLLRLFAIGGFRRWDKVVRRFLADERLQRVFTFQAMYAGVPPQRALAVYAVIAYMDTVAGVYFPRGGMRAIPDAMAAAAADAGVQFRFGTAVTALERSGSRVVAALTDTGDRLATDAVVLTTELPDTYRLLGHTPRQLFPPRPAPSAVVAQFGCRASHSAPPHHSIIFGKAWRECFRDITGDGRLMSDPSLLVTRPTASDPTLAPEGRDLLYVLAPAPNAQVGAVDWATIGPSYTAQMVEAVTEQLPELGEDIEILDVVDPAGWAGQGLAAGTPFALAHTFSQSGPFRPANRVRGVDNVALAGSSTVPGVGVPTAVISGRLAAERLTGPAATRRPTPALR